GGTGATTGCAGGTCGAAGAGATCGAGGCAGGGCATGGAGACGACGCGGGCCGGAATGCCCTCCTTCTCCAGCATCTGCTGCGCGGCGACGGCAATTTCAACTTCCGAACCGGTCGCGAGGAGCGAAACCTTTGCCTTGGAAGAAGCCGCCACCAATTCGTAGGCGCCGCGCGCGCAGAGGTTCTTTTCGGAGTTCTCGATACGCATGGCGGGCAGGTTCTGGCGCGACAGGGCAAGGATCGACGGGGCGTCCGCCGATTCCAGCGCAAGCTGCCAGCATTCAAGCGTTTCCACGGCATCCGCCGGACGGAAGACGAGAAGGTTCGGCATCGCCCGCAGGCTTGCCAGATGCTCGACCGGCTGATGCGTCGGGCCGTCTTCGCCGAGACCGATGCTGTCATGCGTCATTACATAGATGACGCGCTGGCCCATCAGGGCCGAGAGGCGAATGGCCGGACGGCAATAGTCGGTAAAGACGAGAAAGGTGCCCGAATAGGGAATGAAGCCCTTGTGCAGCGCCAGCCCGTTCATGGCGGCTGCCATGCCGTGTTCGCGAATACCGTAATGGATGAACGAACCGGAGAAATCCTCGGCCGTTACCGGCTGCTGGCCCTTCGAACGCGTATTGTTGGAGCCGGTGAGGTCCGCCGAGCCGCCAATCGTGTCGGGCAAGGCGGCGTTGATTACGTTGAGCGCTTCTTCGGACGACTTGCGGGTCGCCCATTTTGGCTTTTCGGCAACGAGTTTCTGCTTGAAGGCCGAGATCGCCTTGCCGAGTTCGGCCGGTAGGTCGCCAGCGATGCGGCGCTCGAAATCGATCCGCTTTTCGGCCGGAAGCGCCGCGAGCCGGTCTTCCCAGCCCTTTCGCGCTTTAACGTTGCGCAAACCTGCAATGCGCCAGGCGTCGAGGGTTTCGCTTGGAATGACGAAAGGCTCGGCCTGCCAATGCAGCAGTTCGCGGGCGAGCGAAATCTCTTCCTCGCCGAGCGGCGAACCGTGAGAAGAGGATTTGCCGCGCTTATTGGGCGAGCCATAGCCGATGACGGTCCGGCAGGCGATAAGGCTTGGCCTGTCCGCTTGCTGGGCCTTCTCGATAGCTGCCGTGATCTCGGCGGGGTTGTGGCCGTCGATCCGAACGGCATTCCAGCCGGCGGCCTCGAAGCGTTTCAGTGCATCGCCCGATTCCGACAGCGAAAGCGCGCCGTCGATGGTGATTTCATTGTCGTCATAGAGAACGATGAGCTTGGAAAGCTTCAGATGGCCCGCAAGGCCGATGGCCTCGTGGCTCACGCCTTCCATCAGGTCGCCGTCGGATGCCAGTACATAGGTAAAATGGTCGACGACCTCATCGCCGAAACGGGCGGCGAGCAGGCGCTCGGCCAGCGCCATGCCCACGGCCGTCGAAATGCCCTGTCCGAGCGGGCCCGTGGTCGTCTCCACGCCCGCTACATGGCCATATTCGGGATGGCCGGCAGTGATGGCGCCGAGCTGGCGGAAGTTCTTGATCTGCTCGATCGTCATATCCTCATAGCCGAGCAGATAATTCACGGCATAAAGAAGCATCGAGCCATGGCCAGCGGAGAGCACGAAGCGGTCGCGATCCGGCCAATCGGGCTGGCGCGGGTCGATCTTGAGAAACTTCGTGAAAAGGACGGTTGCGATGTCGGCTGCGCCCATCGGCATGCCGGGATGGCCTGAGTTGGCCTTCTGGACGGCATCCATCGCGAGCGCCCGGATGGCGTTTGCCATGGCGTCATGGGATGCGCCGGGCGCCTTGTCGGCGGCGGCGGAGGATTTTGCCTTCTCGGCGAGGGCAGACTTGTCTGTTGGCGTCATGTGTCACTCTATAGCCCAGACGGGCGCTGAGCGGGCAGGAGATCGCGGGTTGTCCGCGCCGGGCGAAAGCCGCGCTGAGGCTCAAATCGGGCCCTCCCGAGAGCGGCGCCACAATGACCACGGGACCCCCGGGAGTCAATGCCGGAATAGCCGCTTTGGCCCCGTTTTCGCGCATATCCGATTGCGCTTGCGCAGGGCCGGGCGGGGCGGCATCCAGGGTCGGCGTTGACCTGATTTCATACGCGCGCCTATCTTGACGCAGAGAGAGTGTCGGCCATTCCGATGGATCGGATGGCCACGACAAGAGAGCCGGATAAAGCATGAGCAAACTCGACGCTTCGATGGACCGCTTCTCAAGCGCGCTGGACCGGTTGGAGGCCACCATCAATCGGCAGGTGCTGCGGGCACAGGCGGCCAAGCGGCTTCAGGAGGAGGTCGAAACCCTGAAGGAAGACAGGGCTGAGCTGGCGGAGGAGCTCGATCAGCTGAAGTCGGAAGCACGGCGGCTCAACGAGCTCAACGAAAGAGCGTCCGAGACGCTGGCCGATGCTATCGAGGGGATTCGCGAGGTCCTCGCCGAAAGCTGAACAGGCCGGCAGGAAAGGAAAAAGCATGGGACAGGTCAAGGTCTCCATTAATGATCGATCCTACTCCGTCGCCTGCGGCGATGGCGAGGAAGCCCATGTGCGGGAACTGGCAAGCCACATAAACCGGCATGTCGTCAGCCTGGCTCAGGAAGTCGGGCAGGTGGGCGACGCCCGGCTCCTGCTGATGGCGGGGCTGCTTGTCGCGGATGAACTGTCGGACGCCCTTCAAAAGACAAAGCTTCTCGAACAGGAAATCGAGAGCCTGTCCGGCACACGTGCCTCCGCGCAGGAGCGGACGCGGGAGGCTGAGGAATCGCTCGCCGAAGTGCTGGATACTGCCGCCCGCCGCATCGAGGATCTGGCCAAACGCATC
Above is a window of Parvibaculum lavamentivorans DS-1 DNA encoding:
- the tkt gene encoding transketolase; this encodes MTPTDKSALAEKAKSSAAADKAPGASHDAMANAIRALAMDAVQKANSGHPGMPMGAADIATVLFTKFLKIDPRQPDWPDRDRFVLSAGHGSMLLYAVNYLLGYEDMTIEQIKNFRQLGAITAGHPEYGHVAGVETTTGPLGQGISTAVGMALAERLLAARFGDEVVDHFTYVLASDGDLMEGVSHEAIGLAGHLKLSKLIVLYDDNEITIDGALSLSESGDALKRFEAAGWNAVRIDGHNPAEITAAIEKAQQADRPSLIACRTVIGYGSPNKRGKSSSHGSPLGEEEISLARELLHWQAEPFVIPSETLDAWRIAGLRNVKARKGWEDRLAALPAEKRIDFERRIAGDLPAELGKAISAFKQKLVAEKPKWATRKSSEEALNVINAALPDTIGGSADLTGSNNTRSKGQQPVTAEDFSGSFIHYGIREHGMAAAMNGLALHKGFIPYSGTFLVFTDYCRPAIRLSALMGQRVIYVMTHDSIGLGEDGPTHQPVEHLASLRAMPNLLVFRPADAVETLECWQLALESADAPSILALSRQNLPAMRIENSEKNLCARGAYELVAASSKAKVSLLATGSEVEIAVAAQQMLEKEGIPARVVSMPCLDLFDLQSPDFQKEMLGEGTVKIAIEAAVRYGWDRYIGPDGDFIGMTGFGASAPAPELYKHFNITPEAAVAAAKARLQEKS
- a CDS encoding DUF4164 family protein, which produces MSKLDASMDRFSSALDRLEATINRQVLRAQAAKRLQEEVETLKEDRAELAEELDQLKSEARRLNELNERASETLADAIEGIREVLAES
- a CDS encoding cell division protein ZapA, with product MGQVKVSINDRSYSVACGDGEEAHVRELASHINRHVVSLAQEVGQVGDARLLLMAGLLVADELSDALQKTKLLEQEIESLSGTRASAQERTREAEESLAEVLDTAARRIEDLAKRIEAA